A region of the Helicobacter pylori NQ4053 genome:
TTGTTAGCCGAAGGTGATGGTGTTTATGTGGGGGCTAATTACCAGCTTGGACAAGCCCGTTTGAATAGCAATATTTATAACACAGGGGATTGCACAGGGAGTGTTGTAGGTTGCCCCCCAGGTCTTACCGCTAATAAGCATAATCCAGGAGGCACCAATATCAATTGGCACTCCAAATACGCTAATGGGGCTTTGAATGGTTTTGGGTTGAATGTGGGTTATAAGAAATTCTTCCAATTCAAGTCGCTAGATATGACAAGCAAGTGGTTTGGTTTTAGAGTGTATGGGCTTTTTGATTACGGGCATGCCGATTTAGGTAAACAAGTTTATGCACCTAATAAAATCCAGTTGGATATGGTCTCTTGGGGTGTGGGGAGCGATTTGTTAGCTGATATTATTGATAAAGACAACGCTTCTTTTGGTATTTTTGGTGGGGTCGCTATCGGCGGTAACACTTGGAAAAGCTCCGCAGCAAACTATTGGAAAGAACAAATCATTGAAGCCAAAGGTCCTGATGTTTGTACCCCTACTTATTGTAACCCTAACGCTCCTTATAGCACCAACACTTCAACTGTCGCTTTTCAAGTGTGGTTGAATTTTGGGGTGAGAGCCAATATCTACAAGCATAATGGCGTGGAATTTGGCGTGAGAGTGCCGCTACTCATCAATAAATTTTTGAGCGCGGGTCCTAACGCTACTAACCTTTATTACCATTTGAAACGGGATTATTCGCTTTATTTGGGGTATAACTACACTTTTTAAATAAAAGGGTTCTTTAAGCCCTTTTTAGTCTTTATAAAAGGGATTTTAGTTTGAATTTTCACACCTTAAAAAGCTAAGATCAATTAAAAGAAACTTTTGAGCGTAACCAACAAAACCAATACCATTGAGTAGGCATTTGGAAAATTCATCTAAGGGTTTTAAGGGGGTTGTTTGCAAAAAATAGAAAATCTGCACCAAAGCGTTTTGTTGCAAGAAGTCTTGCAGGCGTTCGCACCTTTAGAAGAAGGGATTTTGATTGATTGCACTTTAGGGTTAGGGGGGCATTCTAAAGCCCTTCTATCCCAAAAACCGCACCTGAAACTCATTGGCATTGATAAAGATAAGTTCGCTCAAGAAATCGCTAAAGAACGATTGAAAGAATTTGAAGGGCGTTATAATCTCTTAAGTGGAGGGTTTGCCAAACGCTTTAAAGAAGCCCTAGAAACGCATAACAAGGAGATTAAAGGGGTTTTAGTGGATTTAGGGGTGAGCTCTTTGCAACTTGATGATGATAACAGAGGGTTTAATTTCCACTCGCACACTTTAGATATGCGCATGGATTTAGAGAGCGATTTGAACGCTCAAAAAGTCATCAACTCTTATTCTGTAGTGGCGTTAGAAAAAATCTTTAGAGACTATGGCGAAATCAAAGAATACAAAAAAATCGCCCACAAAATTGCAGAAAGGCGCACTAAAAAACCCTTTAAAGACGCTAAGGATTTGAGCGATTTTTTAAGCTCCCTTTCTAAAAATAAAAAAATCCATCCAGCGACTTTGGTGTTTCAAGCCGTTCGCATAGAAGTCAATAGCGAATTAGAAGAGTTAAAAGAATTTTTACAATGCGCTAGAAACCTTAAGGGAGCGATTTTGTGCGTGATTTCTTTCCATTCTTTAGAAGACGCGTTAGTGAAAAACGCTTTTAAAGATTACGCTAAAAATTGCATTTGCGATCCTTCAAGCTTCAAATGCACTTGCTCTAACAATCACGCTTTAGGCGCAATTTTAACCAAAAAGCCCATCACTCCAAGCCCAAAAGAAATTAAAAACAACAGGCGTTCACGAAGCGCTAAAATGAGGGTTTTTAAATTCAAACCATGAACAAGTCAATGAGTAAGCCATGAGCATAAAAAACCATTCTTCAAATGAAAAAGAACGCTTTGTGCGCATAGAAGAGGACGAAAAGAAAGAATTGTTTGCTGGAACTGCAAATGAAAATCCGCATGGCCTTTCTTTAATGAATTTAATAGGGGTATTGGTTTTTGGGGGCGCATTTTTAGCTCTGTTAGCACCTAAAATCTATTTAAGCAATAATATCTATTATATTAGCCGTAAAATCAACACCCTAGAAGATCAAAAACGCCTGCTTTTAGAAGAACAACAAATCCTAAAAAACGAATTAGAAAAAGAGCGTTTTAAATACTATATAGAAAATAGTGAAAATATTGGCGATATTGCGTTTTAAATAAAACCCCCTATCTTAAGAGAGTCTAATTAGCGTTAAAATTTTGTTTCAATACGAAATTTTAATCCCTTATAAAAACTTTAAATTGTGAAAAACAAACAAACAACCCCCTTAAATTGTATAATAAAAACACTTTAAGCCAATAAAGGATAACCATGAGAAAACCATTCATCCCACTTTTATTATTCAGGAAATAATACAGATGAAAAAAACGATTTCAGCGTTGTTTTTATCAGCGTGTATAGGGTTATCGTCTGTTTATGCAGATAACGCTTTGATTTTACAAACGGATTTTAGCCTAAAAGATGGGGCTGTCTCGGCGATGAAAGGTGTCGCTTTCAGCGTTGATTCTAATCTCAAA
Encoded here:
- the hopE gene encoding Hop family outer membrane protein HopE — its product is MEFMKKFVALGLLSAVLSSSLLAEGDGVYVGANYQLGQARLNSNIYNTGDCTGSVVGCPPGLTANKHNPGGTNINWHSKYANGALNGFGLNVGYKKFFQFKSLDMTSKWFGFRVYGLFDYGHADLGKQVYAPNKIQLDMVSWGVGSDLLADIIDKDNASFGIFGGVAIGGNTWKSSAANYWKEQIIEAKGPDVCTPTYCNPNAPYSTNTSTVAFQVWLNFGVRANIYKHNGVEFGVRVPLLINKFLSAGPNATNLYYHLKRDYSLYLGYNYTF
- the rsmH gene encoding 16S rRNA (cytosine(1402)-N(4))-methyltransferase RsmH; translation: MQKIENLHQSVLLQEVLQAFAPLEEGILIDCTLGLGGHSKALLSQKPHLKLIGIDKDKFAQEIAKERLKEFEGRYNLLSGGFAKRFKEALETHNKEIKGVLVDLGVSSLQLDDDNRGFNFHSHTLDMRMDLESDLNAQKVINSYSVVALEKIFRDYGEIKEYKKIAHKIAERRTKKPFKDAKDLSDFLSSLSKNKKIHPATLVFQAVRIEVNSELEELKEFLQCARNLKGAILCVISFHSLEDALVKNAFKDYAKNCICDPSSFKCTCSNNHALGAILTKKPITPSPKEIKNNRRSRSAKMRVFKFKP